From the genome of Amia ocellicauda isolate fAmiCal2 chromosome 14, fAmiCal2.hap1, whole genome shotgun sequence, one region includes:
- the tbc1d10b gene encoding TBC1 domain family member 10B — protein MAEISALPPSPQGLGDPRSPPPSDVQFSPGGTTEPTASKPPIPKSTLYSDPAIKGPSQSRPAGGKQTSGPDRGGEGAALLPPAPSPGPGDVPGQDTLTPGSSRVAPPPPPQHTKPQPPLQTGVVQSSGGAAVPPSLAAAGQGVPAQEGCPEGTTVSDRGGDSEPTSWVGERCWESNGGVVSETAGGPKDPPLPPKPAPKPAPKPAMHSEPLKSVSAATVKEEEEAKIGAAESGPPVQVGSQLPPRPPPESPQPSPLPLSISSATTAPIPVPEPCPSPTAPAPAPTPAPIPQMQEPPPTAFGGQPHLSASVSLLPGVRRPPPALDSLSYLESASLMSGTLESLAGLGDDASSLGSDSEVNGLAYRRTDKYGFLGGSQFGETGERELKVEVARQRELKWLDMFNNWDKWVFRRFQKVKLRCRKGIPSSLRAKAWQLLSNSKELMEQNQEKFEALEREPGDPKWLDIIEKDLHRQFPFHEMFAARGGHGQQDLYRILKAYTVYRPEEGYCQAQAPVAAVLLMHMPAEQAFWCLVQICEKYLPGYYSAGLEAIQLDGEIFFSLLRRVCPMAYRHLKKFKIDPILYMTEWFMCVFSRTLPWACVLRVWDMFFCEGVKIVFRVGLVLLRQTLGSVDRLRECQGMYETMERLRNINPESVREDLLVQEVVSLAVTEALIERESAVQVRRWRESRGELQHQPCRRLHGTRAILEQARGGPPPGPLRASASLLSLPGFRRTRENSNPFLSQLAPATPRLPPKATQSPKIVSEAVVPSLPSPTANNTPLPAATPSTPSPTGGGEEDGGKKKKKKSKEEKKSKEEKKSKEEKKSKEEKKREKEEEKQRARELKDLEKAEKAEKEKQKKERERAEKEKKKGGVGKKKDKEKVGGENGGTPVVTVGGGGGGGGAGVVGGQTEDENGAPAPKDTYF, from the exons ATGGCCGAAATCTCTGCTCTCCCACCGTCCCCGCAGGGCCTGGGGGATCCCCGCAGCCCCCCACCCTCTGACGTCCAGTTCTCTCCCGGAGGCACTACTGAGCCCACAGCCAGCAAACCCCCCATCCCCAAATCCACCCTGTACAGTGATCCCGCCATCAAGGGGCCCTCCCAGAGCCGGCCTGCGGGGGGGAAGCAAACGAGCGGGCCGGACAGGGGTGGAGAGGGTGCTGCATTActgccccctgccccctcccCGGGACCGGGGGACGTCCCAGGGCAGGACACCTTGACGCCAGGGAGCAGCAGGgttgcccccccgcccccacctcAGCACACCAAACCCCAGCCCCCTCTCCAGACCGGGGTGGTGCAGAGCAGTGGGGGTGCAGCTGTACCCCCCTCCCTGGCAGCAGCTGGACAGGGGGTGCCAGCCCAGGAGGGATGCCCTGAGGGGACCACAGTATCAGACAGAGGTGGCGACTCCGAGCCCACATCCTGGGTGGGAGAGCGGTGCTGGGAGAGTAATGGTGGCGTTGTTTCAGAGACAGCAGGGGGGCCCAAGGATCCACCTCTGCCCCCCAAACCTGCCCCCAAACCTGCCCCCAAACCTGCAATGCACTCTGAGCCCTTAAAAAGCGTGTCGGCAGCGACAgtgaaggaggaagaggaggcgaAGATTGGTGCAGCAGAGTCAGGGCCCCCTGTGCAGGTTGGGTCCCAACTACCCCCTAGACCCCCTCCAGAATCCCCCCAGCCTTCCCCGCTACCCCTCTCCATCTCCTCTGCCACCACCGCCCCCATTCCTGTGCCTGAGCCCTGCCCATCGCCCACCGCCCCTGCCCCcgcccccacccccgccccaaTCCCCCAGATGCAGGAGCCTCCCCCCACTGCCTTCGGGGGGCAGCCCCACTTGTCTGCGTCCGTGTCACTCCTCCCGGGGGTACGGCGCCCCCCTCCTGCCCTGGACTCCCTCAGCTACCTGGAGTCGGCCAGCCTGATGTCTGGCACACTGGAGTCCCTGGCCGGACTGGGCGATGACGCCAGCTCGCTGGGCTCCGACTCCGAGGTGAACGGCCTCGCCTACCGGCGCACCGACAAGTACGGCTTCCTGGGAGGCTCGCAGTTCGGCGAAACTgg GGAGCGGGAGCTGAAAGTCGAAGTAGCTCGGCAGAGGGAGCTCAAGTGGCTGGACATGTTCAACAACTGGGACAAGTGGGTCTTCCGGCGCTTCCAGAAG GTGAAGCTGCGCTGCAGGAAGGGGATCCCCTCGTCTCTGAGGGCCAAGGCCTGGCAACTGCTCTCCAACAGCAAGGAGCTCATGGAGCAGAATCAAGAGAAATTCGAA gcTTTAGAGAGGGAGCCGGGGGATCCCAAGTGGCTGGACATCATAGAGAAGGATCTTCACAGACAGTTTCCCTTCCATGAGATGTTTGCGGCTCGGGGGGGTCACGG tcaGCAGGACCTGTATCGCATCCTGAAGGCCTACACCGTGTACCGGCCTGAGGAAGGCTACTGCCAGGCCCAGGCCCCCGTTGCGGCCGTGCTGCTCATGCACATGCCTGCAGAg caagCATTCTGGTGTCTGGTTCAGATCTGTGAGAAGTATCTGCCCGGCTACTACAGCGCTGGACTG GAGGCGATCCAGCTGGATGGAGAGATCTTCTTCTCGCTGCTGCGGAGGGTGTGCCCCATGGCCTACAGGCACCTGAAGAAGTTCAAGATCGACCCCATCCTGTACATGACCGAGTGGTTCATGTGTGTGTTCTCGCGTACGCTGCCCTGGGCCTGTGTCCTCCGCGTGTGGGACATGTTCTTTTGCGAGg gtGTGAAGATCGTTTTCCGTGTGGGGCTGGTGCTGCTGCGACAGACGCTGGGCTCGGTGGACCGGCTGCGGGAGTGCCAGGGCATGTACGAGACCATGGAACGCCTGCGCAACATTAACCCCGAGAGCGTCCGAGAGGACCTGCTAGTGCAAGAG GTGGTGTCGCTGGCGGTGACGGAGGCCCTGATCGAGCGGGAGAGCGCCGTGCAGGTGCGTCGCTGGCGGGAGTCCCGGGGGGAGCTGCAGCACCAGCCCTGCCGGCGCCTCCACGGCACCCGGGCCATCCTGGAGCAGGCCCGCGGCggcccgccccccggccccctgcGCGCCTCCGCCAGCCTGCTCAGCCTCCCGGGCTTCCGCCGCACCAGGGAGAACAGCAACCCCTTCCTGTCCCAGCTGGCCCCCGCCACGCCCCGCTTGCCCCCCAAGGCGACCCAGAGCCCCAAAATTGTGTCGGAGGCTGTGGTCCCCTCCCTGCCCTCGCCCACTGCCAATAACACTCCCCTCCCTGCGGCCACCCCTTCCACCCCCAGCCCCACtggaggaggggaggaggaCGGGggcaagaagaagaaaaagaagagcaaggaggagaagaagagcaaggaggagaagaagagcaaggaggagaagaagagcaaggaggagaagaagcgcgagaaggaggaggagaagcagAGGGCCCGCGAGCTCAAGGACCTGGAGAAGGCCGAGAAGGCTGAGAAGGAGAAGcagaagaaagagagggagcgggccgagaaggagaagaagaagggaGGTGTGGGGAAGAAGAAAGACAAGGAGAAAGTGGGGGGAGAGAACGGGGGAACGCCGGTGGTGAcggtgggaggaggaggaggaggaggaggagcgggggTGGTGGGAGGGCAGACGGAGGACGAGAATGGTGCACCAGCCCCCAAGGATACATACTTctga